The following are from one region of the Phormidium sp. PBR-2020 genome:
- a CDS encoding inositol monophosphatase, whose protein sequence is MNAVTADKLKFFLDIATEAAMQGGAVLKSYWGKLEGVEEKGRSGDLVTVADKESEAKVLEVLQRHSPDCGVLAEESGVLGNAESPFRWAIDPLDGTTNYAHQYPICSVSIGLLINGVPEVGVVYNPIREDLFQAATELGATYNRQPMRVSQTKTLDRSLLVTGFAYDRRERDDNNYAEFCYLTHLTQGVRRGGSASLDLADVACGRIDGYWERGLSIWDLAAGIVLVREAGGVVTAYDQSPLDLPSGRLLATNGHLQSALSDRLADVQPLGELPGIGRLSERSPV, encoded by the coding sequence ATGAACGCCGTCACAGCTGACAAACTGAAATTCTTTCTGGACATCGCCACCGAAGCCGCCATGCAAGGGGGCGCCGTCCTAAAATCCTATTGGGGGAAACTCGAAGGGGTCGAAGAAAAAGGACGTTCTGGGGATTTGGTGACCGTCGCCGATAAAGAATCCGAAGCCAAAGTCCTGGAGGTGTTGCAACGTCATAGCCCCGATTGTGGCGTCCTTGCCGAAGAATCTGGCGTGTTAGGAAATGCCGAGAGTCCCTTCCGCTGGGCCATTGACCCCCTCGATGGAACCACCAACTACGCCCATCAATATCCCATCTGTTCCGTCTCCATTGGCCTCCTCATCAATGGCGTTCCCGAAGTGGGGGTGGTGTATAACCCCATCCGGGAAGACCTCTTCCAAGCCGCCACAGAACTCGGGGCCACCTATAACCGCCAACCGATGCGAGTCTCCCAGACCAAAACCCTCGATCGCAGCCTATTGGTCACCGGATTCGCCTATGATCGACGAGAACGAGATGATAATAACTATGCCGAATTTTGCTACCTGACCCATCTGACTCAGGGAGTGCGTCGGGGCGGTTCCGCTTCCTTGGACTTGGCTGATGTGGCCTGTGGACGCATTGATGGCTATTGGGAACGGGGACTGTCAATTTGGGACTTAGCCGCAGGAATTGTCCTCGTTCGCGAAGCTGGGGGCGTTGTCACCGCCTATGACCAATCTCCCCTCGATTTGCCCTCCGGACGACTGTTAGCCACGAATGGCCATCTCCAGTCTGCCCTGAGCGATCGCCTCGCGGACGTCCAACCCCTCGGAGAACTTCCTGGAATTGGTCGCCTCAGTGAGCGATCGCCCGTCTAA
- a CDS encoding DnaJ domain-containing protein, translated as MSFSFDFNRGLFTLDFSDHHAILGVTLDAEAKAIRKRYLKIARCLHPDVCQADNRELAQSILSKLVNPAYSKFSNEREASDYTILLRMLAKRLQQEYSSIELQSEIAKSLMETANYEALYQKAVSELAQQQYQDLNRMEHYVGELSELNLVYLYRREQQNKGWAQSSKRPSSSPAAPPAPPRASTNTFVEQYLQRARSLMEQKNFAHARKELQDALKLEPENSRCHGLMALVYLKQEEVQPSKVNLTMANSHTTKALKLDPKEPVALEARKTLTRMMARPTTAQTKPKTKPPKKSDKTKTKSKKSDKGGGGLFGLFGNNKK; from the coding sequence ATGTCGTTCTCTTTTGACTTCAACCGGGGCTTATTTACCCTCGACTTCAGCGATCATCATGCCATTCTTGGGGTGACCTTGGACGCCGAGGCTAAAGCCATTCGCAAACGCTATCTCAAAATTGCCCGCTGCTTACATCCCGATGTCTGTCAGGCGGACAATCGAGAGTTGGCCCAATCGATTCTCTCGAAACTGGTCAATCCCGCCTATAGTAAGTTCTCCAACGAGCGGGAAGCGTCCGACTATACCATCTTGCTGCGGATGCTGGCCAAACGCCTGCAACAGGAATATAGCAGTATCGAACTCCAGTCGGAGATCGCCAAAAGTCTCATGGAGACCGCTAACTATGAGGCTCTCTATCAGAAAGCGGTGAGCGAATTGGCCCAACAGCAATATCAAGATCTCAACCGCATGGAGCATTATGTGGGCGAACTGAGTGAGTTGAATTTGGTCTATCTCTACCGTCGGGAACAGCAAAACAAAGGCTGGGCCCAATCCTCCAAACGACCCTCCTCTAGTCCTGCTGCACCCCCAGCGCCCCCGCGTGCGTCCACCAACACCTTCGTGGAACAGTATCTGCAACGGGCGCGATCGCTCATGGAGCAGAAAAACTTTGCTCATGCTCGTAAGGAACTCCAGGATGCCCTTAAACTCGAACCTGAGAATAGCCGCTGTCATGGACTCATGGCCTTGGTCTACCTCAAACAAGAAGAGGTGCAACCGAGCAAGGTCAACCTAACGATGGCCAACTCTCACACCACCAAGGCCTTGAAACTCGATCCGAAAGAACCCGTGGCCCTAGAGGCCCGCAAAACCCTAACCCGGATGATGGCCCGGCCCACAACCGCTCAGACAAAACCTAAGACGAAACCCCCCAAAAAATCTGATAAAACTAAAACCAAATCAAAAAAATCAGATAAAGGGGGTGGTGGACTCTTTGGACTCTTTGGCAACAACAAAAAGTAA